A single region of the Oryzias latipes chromosome 21, ASM223467v1 genome encodes:
- the dync1i2 gene encoding cytoplasmic dynein 1 intermediate chain 2 isoform X4 — translation MSDKSELKAELERKKQRLAQIREEKRRKEEERKKTDQQLKEAALQADDSDLEKKRREAEALLQSVGITTDVSAAVPAPTSPIAKSAGTPSEAGSQDSDGAAGPRTLHWDSDPSALQLHSDSELGYWTLSSLLSWHVTPKLGMAKVTQVDFPPRETVSYSKETQTPAMTPANKEEEEEEEIAAPQPKEEIPSEKVDQKEEEEAPPHELTEEEKLQILHSEEFTNFFDHSTRIIERALSEHVDIFFDYVGQGLDEKESEIQAGAKLSLNRQFMDERWSKHRVVTCLDWSPQYPELLVASYNNNEEAPHEPDGVALVWNMKYKKTTPEFVFHCQSAVMSAAFAKFHPNVVVGGTYSGQIVLWDSRINKRTPVQRTPLSAAAHTHPVYCVNVVGTQNAHNLISISTDGKICSWSLDMLSQPQDSMELVFKQSKAVAVTSMSFPLGDVNNFVVGSEDGSVYMSCRHGSKAGISEMFEGHHGPITGIHCHTAAGPLDFSHLFVTSSFDWTVKLWSTKNNKPLYSFEDNSDYVYDVMWSPTHPALFACVDGVGHLDLWNLNNDTEVPTASVVVDGNPALNKLRWGHSGREIAVGDSDGRVLVYEVGEQVAVPRNDEWTRFVRTLAEINENRDDAEELAAQRLAA, via the exons ATGTCTGACAAAAGTGAGCTCAAAGCAGAGCTTGAAAGGAAGAAGCAGCGCTTGGCACAAATCAGggaagagaaaagaagaaaggaggaggagcgcaaAAAG ACGGACCAACAGCTGAAGGAAGCTGCCCTCCAGGCGGATGATTCGGACTTGGAGAAAAAGAGACGGGAAGCTGAGGCCCTTCTGCAAAGTGTGGGCATAACCACAGATGTTTCAGCCG CAGTTCCTGCTCCCACGTCTCCCATTGCCAAATCTGCAGGCACGCCAAGTGAGGCAGGGAGCCAGGACTCTGATGGAGCTGCCGGTCCCAG GACTCTGCACTGGGACTCTGACCCGTCCGCTCTCCAACTTCATTCTGATTCTGAGCTGGGGTACTGGACACTCTCTTCTCTACTTTCCTG gcATGTCACCCCAAAATTGGGAATGGCCAAAGTCACACAAGTGGATTTCCCGCCTCGGGAAACTGTGTCCTATTCAAAAGagacccagacccccgccaTGACCCCTGCCAATAAAG aggaagaagaggaggaggaaattGCTGCCCCTCAACCCAAAGAGGAGATTCCTTCCGAAAAAGTTGAccaaaaggaggaagaggaag CACCTCCCCATGAGCTGACAGAGGAGGAAAAACTCCAAATCCTGCACTCAGAGGAGTTTACAAATTTCTTTGATCACAGCACGCGCATCATTGAGCGAGCCCTGTCTGAGCATGTGGACATCTTTTTTGACTATGTCGGCCAGGGCCTGGACGAGAAGGAGAG tgAAATTCAGGCGGGAGCAAAGCTGTCCCTCAACAGGCAGTTCATGGACGAGCGCTGGTCCAAACATCGAGTTGTTACCTGCCTTGACTGGTCCCCCCAG TATCCTGAGCTCCTGGTTGCTTCATACAACAACAACGAGGAGGCTCCGCACGAACCGGACGGCGTGGCTTTAGTCTGGAACATGAAATACAAGAAAACGACTCCAGAATTCGTCTTCCACTGTCAG TCTGCTGTCATGTCGGCGGCGTTTGCGAAGTTCCACCCGAACGTGGTGGTGGGGGGCACATACTCGGGGCAGATTGTGCTGTGGGACAGCAGGATCAACAAGAGGACTCCGGTGCAGAGGACTCCTCTGTCGGCAGCAGCACACACG CACCCCGTTTATTGTGTAAATGTGGTCGGCACCCAGAATGCCCACAACCTGATCAGCATCTCCACCGACGGGAAGATTTGCTCCTGGAGTTTGGACATGCTCTCCCAGCCTCAG GACAGCATGGAGCTGGTGTTTAAACAGTCCAAAGCCGTAGCTGTCACCTCCATGTCTTTCCCCCTCGGAGACGTCAACAATTTCGTTGTGGGCAGCGAGGATGGCTCCGTCTACATGTCGTGTCGTCATGGAAG CAAAGCGGGCATTAGTGAGATGTTTGAGGGCCATCACGGCCCCATCACAGGGATCCACTGCCACACGGCTGCAGGACCGCTGGACTTTTCCCATCTGTTTGTGACTTCTTCTTTCGACTGGACTGTCAAGCTGTGGAGCACCAAG AACAACAAGCCTCTGTACTCGTTTGAAGATAACTCGGACTACGTGTACGACGTCATGTGGTCCCCCACGCACCCTGCTCTGTTCGCTTGCGTGGACGGCGTCGGTCACCTCGACCTGTGGAATCTAAACAATGACACTGAG gtGCCCACTGCCAGTGTGGTAGTAGACGGTAATCCAGCCCTTAATAAACTCCGATGGGGGCATTCGGGCAGAGAAATCGCAGTGGGAGACTCTGATGGACGAGTTCTCGTCTACGAGGTTGGGGAG caagttGCAGTTCCCCGAAACGATGAGTGGACACGCTTTGTTCGCACGCTGGCAGAGATCAACGAGAACCGGGATGATGCCGAGGAGCTGGCAGCGCAGCGTCTGGCTGCATGA
- the dync1i2 gene encoding cytoplasmic dynein 1 intermediate chain 2 isoform X2, which yields MSDKSELKAELERKKQRLAQIREEKRRKEEERKKTDQQLKEAALQADDSDLEKKRREAEALLQSVGITTDVSAVPAPTSPIAKSAGTPSEAGSQDSDGAAGPRTLHWDSDPSALQLHSDSELGHVTPKLGMAKVTQVDFPPRETVSYSKETQTPAMTPANKDRLSAPNAWQVDCSGCPTRERADENSQNSLKDEEEEEEEIAAPQPKEEIPSEKVDQKEEEEAPPHELTEEEKLQILHSEEFTNFFDHSTRIIERALSEHVDIFFDYVGQGLDEKESEIQAGAKLSLNRQFMDERWSKHRVVTCLDWSPQYPELLVASYNNNEEAPHEPDGVALVWNMKYKKTTPEFVFHCQSAVMSAAFAKFHPNVVVGGTYSGQIVLWDSRINKRTPVQRTPLSAAAHTHPVYCVNVVGTQNAHNLISISTDGKICSWSLDMLSQPQDSMELVFKQSKAVAVTSMSFPLGDVNNFVVGSEDGSVYMSCRHGSKAGISEMFEGHHGPITGIHCHTAAGPLDFSHLFVTSSFDWTVKLWSTKNNKPLYSFEDNSDYVYDVMWSPTHPALFACVDGVGHLDLWNLNNDTEVPTASVVVDGNPALNKLRWGHSGREIAVGDSDGRVLVYEVGEQVAVPRNDEWTRFVRTLAEINENRDDAEELAAQRLAA from the exons ATGTCTGACAAAAGTGAGCTCAAAGCAGAGCTTGAAAGGAAGAAGCAGCGCTTGGCACAAATCAGggaagagaaaagaagaaaggaggaggagcgcaaAAAG ACGGACCAACAGCTGAAGGAAGCTGCCCTCCAGGCGGATGATTCGGACTTGGAGAAAAAGAGACGGGAAGCTGAGGCCCTTCTGCAAAGTGTGGGCATAACCACAGATGTTTCAGCCG TTCCTGCTCCCACGTCTCCCATTGCCAAATCTGCAGGCACGCCAAGTGAGGCAGGGAGCCAGGACTCTGATGGAGCTGCCGGTCCCAG GACTCTGCACTGGGACTCTGACCCGTCCGCTCTCCAACTTCATTCTGATTCTGAGCTGGG gcATGTCACCCCAAAATTGGGAATGGCCAAAGTCACACAAGTGGATTTCCCGCCTCGGGAAACTGTGTCCTATTCAAAAGagacccagacccccgccaTGACCCCTGCCAATAAAG ATCGTCTGTCCGCTCCTAATGCCTGGCAGGTTGATTGCTCCGGCTGCCCCACCAGGGAAAGGGCTGACGAGAACTCGCAGAACTCGCTGAAAGACG aggaagaagaggaggaggaaattGCTGCCCCTCAACCCAAAGAGGAGATTCCTTCCGAAAAAGTTGAccaaaaggaggaagaggaag CACCTCCCCATGAGCTGACAGAGGAGGAAAAACTCCAAATCCTGCACTCAGAGGAGTTTACAAATTTCTTTGATCACAGCACGCGCATCATTGAGCGAGCCCTGTCTGAGCATGTGGACATCTTTTTTGACTATGTCGGCCAGGGCCTGGACGAGAAGGAGAG tgAAATTCAGGCGGGAGCAAAGCTGTCCCTCAACAGGCAGTTCATGGACGAGCGCTGGTCCAAACATCGAGTTGTTACCTGCCTTGACTGGTCCCCCCAG TATCCTGAGCTCCTGGTTGCTTCATACAACAACAACGAGGAGGCTCCGCACGAACCGGACGGCGTGGCTTTAGTCTGGAACATGAAATACAAGAAAACGACTCCAGAATTCGTCTTCCACTGTCAG TCTGCTGTCATGTCGGCGGCGTTTGCGAAGTTCCACCCGAACGTGGTGGTGGGGGGCACATACTCGGGGCAGATTGTGCTGTGGGACAGCAGGATCAACAAGAGGACTCCGGTGCAGAGGACTCCTCTGTCGGCAGCAGCACACACG CACCCCGTTTATTGTGTAAATGTGGTCGGCACCCAGAATGCCCACAACCTGATCAGCATCTCCACCGACGGGAAGATTTGCTCCTGGAGTTTGGACATGCTCTCCCAGCCTCAG GACAGCATGGAGCTGGTGTTTAAACAGTCCAAAGCCGTAGCTGTCACCTCCATGTCTTTCCCCCTCGGAGACGTCAACAATTTCGTTGTGGGCAGCGAGGATGGCTCCGTCTACATGTCGTGTCGTCATGGAAG CAAAGCGGGCATTAGTGAGATGTTTGAGGGCCATCACGGCCCCATCACAGGGATCCACTGCCACACGGCTGCAGGACCGCTGGACTTTTCCCATCTGTTTGTGACTTCTTCTTTCGACTGGACTGTCAAGCTGTGGAGCACCAAG AACAACAAGCCTCTGTACTCGTTTGAAGATAACTCGGACTACGTGTACGACGTCATGTGGTCCCCCACGCACCCTGCTCTGTTCGCTTGCGTGGACGGCGTCGGTCACCTCGACCTGTGGAATCTAAACAATGACACTGAG gtGCCCACTGCCAGTGTGGTAGTAGACGGTAATCCAGCCCTTAATAAACTCCGATGGGGGCATTCGGGCAGAGAAATCGCAGTGGGAGACTCTGATGGACGAGTTCTCGTCTACGAGGTTGGGGAG caagttGCAGTTCCCCGAAACGATGAGTGGACACGCTTTGTTCGCACGCTGGCAGAGATCAACGAGAACCGGGATGATGCCGAGGAGCTGGCAGCGCAGCGTCTGGCTGCATGA
- the dync1i2 gene encoding cytoplasmic dynein 1 intermediate chain 2 isoform X5 → MSDKSELKAELERKKQRLAQIREEKRRKEEERKKTDQQLKEAALQADDSDLEKKRREAEALLQSVGITTDVSAAVPAPTSPIAKSAGTPSEAGSQDSDGAAGPRTLHWDSDPSALQLHSDSELGHVTPKLGMAKVTQVDFPPRETVSYSKETQTPAMTPANKEEEEEEEIAAPQPKEEIPSEKVDQKEEEEAPPHELTEEEKLQILHSEEFTNFFDHSTRIIERALSEHVDIFFDYVGQGLDEKESEIQAGAKLSLNRQFMDERWSKHRVVTCLDWSPQYPELLVASYNNNEEAPHEPDGVALVWNMKYKKTTPEFVFHCQSAVMSAAFAKFHPNVVVGGTYSGQIVLWDSRINKRTPVQRTPLSAAAHTHPVYCVNVVGTQNAHNLISISTDGKICSWSLDMLSQPQDSMELVFKQSKAVAVTSMSFPLGDVNNFVVGSEDGSVYMSCRHGSKAGISEMFEGHHGPITGIHCHTAAGPLDFSHLFVTSSFDWTVKLWSTKNNKPLYSFEDNSDYVYDVMWSPTHPALFACVDGVGHLDLWNLNNDTEVPTASVVVDGNPALNKLRWGHSGREIAVGDSDGRVLVYEVGEQVAVPRNDEWTRFVRTLAEINENRDDAEELAAQRLAA, encoded by the exons ATGTCTGACAAAAGTGAGCTCAAAGCAGAGCTTGAAAGGAAGAAGCAGCGCTTGGCACAAATCAGggaagagaaaagaagaaaggaggaggagcgcaaAAAG ACGGACCAACAGCTGAAGGAAGCTGCCCTCCAGGCGGATGATTCGGACTTGGAGAAAAAGAGACGGGAAGCTGAGGCCCTTCTGCAAAGTGTGGGCATAACCACAGATGTTTCAGCCG CAGTTCCTGCTCCCACGTCTCCCATTGCCAAATCTGCAGGCACGCCAAGTGAGGCAGGGAGCCAGGACTCTGATGGAGCTGCCGGTCCCAG GACTCTGCACTGGGACTCTGACCCGTCCGCTCTCCAACTTCATTCTGATTCTGAGCTGGG gcATGTCACCCCAAAATTGGGAATGGCCAAAGTCACACAAGTGGATTTCCCGCCTCGGGAAACTGTGTCCTATTCAAAAGagacccagacccccgccaTGACCCCTGCCAATAAAG aggaagaagaggaggaggaaattGCTGCCCCTCAACCCAAAGAGGAGATTCCTTCCGAAAAAGTTGAccaaaaggaggaagaggaag CACCTCCCCATGAGCTGACAGAGGAGGAAAAACTCCAAATCCTGCACTCAGAGGAGTTTACAAATTTCTTTGATCACAGCACGCGCATCATTGAGCGAGCCCTGTCTGAGCATGTGGACATCTTTTTTGACTATGTCGGCCAGGGCCTGGACGAGAAGGAGAG tgAAATTCAGGCGGGAGCAAAGCTGTCCCTCAACAGGCAGTTCATGGACGAGCGCTGGTCCAAACATCGAGTTGTTACCTGCCTTGACTGGTCCCCCCAG TATCCTGAGCTCCTGGTTGCTTCATACAACAACAACGAGGAGGCTCCGCACGAACCGGACGGCGTGGCTTTAGTCTGGAACATGAAATACAAGAAAACGACTCCAGAATTCGTCTTCCACTGTCAG TCTGCTGTCATGTCGGCGGCGTTTGCGAAGTTCCACCCGAACGTGGTGGTGGGGGGCACATACTCGGGGCAGATTGTGCTGTGGGACAGCAGGATCAACAAGAGGACTCCGGTGCAGAGGACTCCTCTGTCGGCAGCAGCACACACG CACCCCGTTTATTGTGTAAATGTGGTCGGCACCCAGAATGCCCACAACCTGATCAGCATCTCCACCGACGGGAAGATTTGCTCCTGGAGTTTGGACATGCTCTCCCAGCCTCAG GACAGCATGGAGCTGGTGTTTAAACAGTCCAAAGCCGTAGCTGTCACCTCCATGTCTTTCCCCCTCGGAGACGTCAACAATTTCGTTGTGGGCAGCGAGGATGGCTCCGTCTACATGTCGTGTCGTCATGGAAG CAAAGCGGGCATTAGTGAGATGTTTGAGGGCCATCACGGCCCCATCACAGGGATCCACTGCCACACGGCTGCAGGACCGCTGGACTTTTCCCATCTGTTTGTGACTTCTTCTTTCGACTGGACTGTCAAGCTGTGGAGCACCAAG AACAACAAGCCTCTGTACTCGTTTGAAGATAACTCGGACTACGTGTACGACGTCATGTGGTCCCCCACGCACCCTGCTCTGTTCGCTTGCGTGGACGGCGTCGGTCACCTCGACCTGTGGAATCTAAACAATGACACTGAG gtGCCCACTGCCAGTGTGGTAGTAGACGGTAATCCAGCCCTTAATAAACTCCGATGGGGGCATTCGGGCAGAGAAATCGCAGTGGGAGACTCTGATGGACGAGTTCTCGTCTACGAGGTTGGGGAG caagttGCAGTTCCCCGAAACGATGAGTGGACACGCTTTGTTCGCACGCTGGCAGAGATCAACGAGAACCGGGATGATGCCGAGGAGCTGGCAGCGCAGCGTCTGGCTGCATGA